The following DNA comes from Lusitaniella coriacea LEGE 07157.
CATTCCACCGTATGAATTTTCGCCAGCAACGCTGCATTAATCAGGCGCGCGTGGTTAAAAAGCTTATCGTCCGTCCAATCCGGATACCGTTGCTTGAGGCAATCGCACAGAAAATTGTGTTCTTTGACAAACAGGACGTGCAACATACTCAGTCCCACCCACCAATTATCATTAAAACCCGTCGCATCAACCCCAGTCTCCGGGTCAACTGACAACAACCCATCCTCGCCAATTGCCAACTTACCATCCACATGAGAGCGCAATCGATCGACCGTCTCCGCATCGCTGCCATAAATCTGCGAAGCATCCCACCAGTGCGTCACTTTATTCTGATACGTCGGAGCATTTTGAGTATCCCCCTCAACGCGAGTCTCATCCGCTAGGGTTTTTCCCACCGCCATCGGTCGATGTTCTTGAAGCCAAGGATCGCCTTCTTCTAACGGAATTTCTAACATCTCATCGGAATTTTTCCCGTGAGCAAACCAATCGTGGGTTTGGAATTGAATCCATGCACCGGCTAATAAATTCAGCGTAGTTGCAGGCACAAACTCATCCCGCGTCATCAACATCCGACTGATTTGACGAGGATTTGGATTGAGTAAATTCTGCTCGTCTGGATGGGTATATTTCAGAGGAACATTACGTCCAAAACGAGCGTCCGTTTTCCCCATTGCCGGGTTGTTTAAGTCGTTATTACTCCCATCTGCCATACGAATTTTTAGAAAATTTTCATCAGAACTTTGTACGAAAGAAGCATCATCCTGTATGGGTAATTGCGAAGTATCATAAATATTTTTTTGCCGCATCCTATCGCGGAATTTAATTAATTTTAAGAGTCCGAAAAAAATAGGAAGTTTATGCCACGACTTCTTGCCAAACATTATCTAGTTCTTCTGTCTTAAGGAGCAATATGTTCTCACTTTACCGGGAATTCTGAGAAATTGAGAGGAAACGACACTCCCTTCCCCGTGTCAGTCTCATTCACAATTTGAATCCATAGCAGCTTAGATAGGGAGAGGGGGAAAATTGCAATAAGATAGAGAACATAAATTGAAGACGTGCTGACCTAATGAGCGATACAAATAGCTGGAGTTCAAAAAACGCCGTTTATCGCATCCTAGACGCGAATTTAGATCGCGCGCGGGAGGGATTGCGGATTATAGAAGAATGGTGTCGATTTGGGCTAAATACAAGCCAAATGACTCTAGAGTGCAAGCAAATGCGGCAGGAGTTGGCAGCATGGCATAGTTGGGAGTTGCGACAAGCACGAGATACACCGGGAGATACGGGAACGGAATTGTCCCATCCCCAGGAGGAAGAACGGACGGATATTGAATCGCTCTTACAGGCGAATTTGTGCCGAACAGAAGAAGCGCTGCGGGTTTTGGAAGAATATAGCAAGCTTTATAACCCCAAGATGGGGATGGCTTGTAAGCAATTGCGCTATCGCGTTTATACCTTGGAAAGTCATTTGTTGGCGTACCAGCGCCACAAGCAGTTACAGGGTGCGTTGTTGTATTTGGTGACCTCTCCTTCGGAGCATTTGTTTGAGGTGGTTGAGGCGGCGCTGCAAGGGGGTTTAAGCCTGGTTCAGTATCGAGATAAGGGTGCGGATGATGCAACGCGATTCGATCGCGCGCAAAAATTGTGCCAGCTTTGTCATCATTACGGTGCGCTGTTTATTGTCAACGATCGCGTGGATTTGGCGATCGCGGTTGATGCGGATGGCGTACACTTGGGTCAACAGGATGTCCCCATTGCTTTTGCACGAGATGCTTTAGGTTCTCAACGCTTAATTGGACGTTCGACAACGAATCGAGATGAAATGGAACGCGCGATCGCGGAAGGTGCGGATTATATTGGAGTGGGTCCCGTTTACGAAACTCCCACAAAAGCAGGAAAACCCGCCGCAGGCTTAGATTACGTGCGCCAAGCAGCGACCCGTGCTTCAATTCC
Coding sequences within:
- a CDS encoding thiamine phosphate synthase, with the translated sequence MSDTNSWSSKNAVYRILDANLDRAREGLRIIEEWCRFGLNTSQMTLECKQMRQELAAWHSWELRQARDTPGDTGTELSHPQEEERTDIESLLQANLCRTEEALRVLEEYSKLYNPKMGMACKQLRYRVYTLESHLLAYQRHKQLQGALLYLVTSPSEHLFEVVEAALQGGLSLVQYRDKGADDATRFDRAQKLCQLCHHYGALFIVNDRVDLAIAVDADGVHLGQQDVPIAFARDALGSQRLIGRSTTNRDEMERAIAEGADYIGVGPVYETPTKAGKPAAGLDYVRQAATRASIPWFAIGGIDPQNVRDVLAVGAERIAVVRGIMEAEQPTLVTQYFLSQLSKKQQGSHLPGSSVSHV